Sequence from the Methylocystis sp. ATCC 49242 genome:
GTGGTGCGCGACTTGGTGACCAAGGATCTGTTAGTAGCAGAAGGCAACGAGCTGAGACTTTCAACAGCGGCCGCTGGTCTATTCCGCTCCAGCGCCGACGAAGAGCCGCGGCTGGTCGAGGTAGAACCTTGGATCGAAAATGTCTGGATCGATCTTGTTAGCCGCGGATTTGTCGCTCGGCCTCGCCAGCGCGCGTTCAGGAACTTAGTAGATGTGCCGCCAGCCGCCGGTGCGATCGACCTGCCCACGGAGTTCGCGCGAGCAGCGTTTGAGGAGAATTTTCGGGATTACGTCACGCATGTGCGCCGGCTTCGCGAGCCGGAACGGGTCAGTATCCATTCGATTGCGGGGGTAGAGTCTGACAGGTACGGCTCTATCATCGTCGCAGGCCGTAAAACCATGACGCTGGGAGATCGCGGCCCCAAGTTGGAGTTAGAGGGTGCTGCGGAGGCCTCCAGGCCTCAAATGCGGCAAATGATCCAAAGTCTCTCCAGCCAATACGGTCTCCTTCAGCAACCGCGTGCACAGGCGACGAGCCTCCTGGATTTCGAACGGCTATCTGGCGTCCAACTACGGAATTTCTTGGGTGCCAACCAAGAGTTCGATCTGGAGCGTTGGCATCAGGAGCGGCCGAGGTTCCAAGATGGATCGTGTGCCTGGATGGTGGGCGCGCCGTACATCGAAGCAAATGTCGAGGCGCTGGTTGGTCGCCTAAAGACAAAAAAACCGAGTCAGCTCAAGCCAGATATTCGGTGGCTGCGTCCAGGCGGCACCGCATGGGGCATGACCGCTGATCTTGGCACCAGCCTGGAGCGCCTCCGGCAGTTGGTCGGGCTTCCGGATATTCCAAAGGCTTCGGGAACAACTTTGTTGATGCCAAAGGCGACGTCCAGATTGGCTCACAAGAGCGTTGGTCGGCTCTTCGAGAGCGGTGAGGAGGCACCGACAAGACTTGGATCTGGCCTCGAAATACTCGTGGTTGGTCAAGCTGTGGCGATACTGCTAGTCCATGTCGTCTTGGATCGCCGAGAAACGGTTCCCCTCGGGATTATCGTTGATCACGCGAAGCTTGTCATGCGGCTGGACGCTCAATTACGTGGAGAAAATTTGAAGGTCTGGGCGGCAAAGCGTGACAAAGGGGAATCCACTAGCATTTCTGCGTTACAGGAAAGCGAGAGTATCGAGGTTTAGTCCGTTCGAATTCGATCTTATTTCGCAACGTTTTTCAATTCATAGGAGGTGACCCGACTGCAGAAATGAGATCTCCACTCCCAAACTTAGTTTCGAGCGCGCACGAAGGTCTGCTTACTGATCAAGGCTCAACTTCCGCTCATGTCGCATTTATGCCCTTCGGACTCTCTCAAGCTGACAATCTCGCCTGTTACCAGCTTGCGCGCTTTATGCGGTTAGGAGCTCGCGTAGATCATCCGGCGTGTCTGTAAAAAGATCCGCTGCTGCTTCCAGACGCGCCACGTCGGCGTTGAACTCCGCTCGACTCTCGCCCCCCAGAGTCGATGCGACCGTGGCCTTTACCTCCTCCACCCATTCGGCGGCTTCGGCACTGACGCCCGCGACGAGCGCCACCATGTCCGCTGCTCCCAGCGCCATGTTCACTTCGCTGCCGCCGGCGGCGTTTGCCACGATGAGGGGTGGCGGCGGTGGCGTCGTTTCAACTGGAGGAAACGCCCGCGCCGCGCTGCTTAAAGCGTCAGACCCAGATCCGCCGTGAACGACGTCCGTCCTTTCGGCGCGGTCCGCATTGAGAAGATTTCGGGCGGCGACGATTTCCGCTCGCAGCGACTTCGTCAGAACGTCCGATGGGTCCCCGCGTCGTATCAAGAAGCCGCGCGACTTTTTCACAACGGCGATCGACTGAGGCTCGGTTCGAAGCTTTTTGCAAAGCGCCGCCACCGGCTCATTGCTCGCCTCGTTCATCGCTGCGACGAAAGCCACGCGGAAGGACTCAGCCTCAACGAAGATTTTCTCTGCGGCCGCCATCACGCGCGCAAATGCCGCGTCGTGCTTCGCCCCACGTGCAGCAGACACGATCATCGCTCCCGCATCAGCCGACCAGTCCGACGAAAGGCCGTCAGTCCCTACATCCGGCACGCTCAGTTGAGCGCTGAAAGGCGCCGACGCCACGACCTTTCGCTTGTAGCCGCCATCCGTGAAGAAGTTGATCTTGGTTAAAACTGCCGCGTACTGACCACGTACCAGCAGCACCGACTTTTTACTGTCCAATCGGCGAAGGGCCTCCGGCGCCATCAGGGGCTCGAGCTCCCACCGCCCTTGCGTCGAGCGGCTCGCGCGGGGCATGCCGCCGACGAGGCTGCCGCCGCCGATCGAAGTGCCCCAGCCTTCTCGGCGAATATAATGCTTTCCGATTTCGTCGGCGCAATATTTGGCGGTTGTTTCGTCGCCGACGCCGATCAAGAGCTTGACATCCATATTGCCAACGAGCATGTCTCGCGTCGGCTTGCCGTAGCGCACGTCCAATTGGGTCAGGCCTTGCGCGATGACCGCAATCTGAAACCCATAGCCCGCGACGAGCGGCGCGCGGTCTACGATTTCGGGCATGCGGCCGAACTGATAGAATTCATCGAGCATCAAGAGAAGCTTGTGCGGCTCGTCGAGGCCAGGAAGATTCCGCAGCAGTACGTCGTGAACTTGTTGCACGAGCAGGCGCACGACTGCTTCGACCGAACCGAAATTGCCGACCGGCGTGCCGATCAGAATCGTGAACGGCTTGCGCCTCAGATCCGCGATGTTGAAGTCGCTGCGGCTCGTCGCATCGTCGACCAGCTTGTTGTTCCATCCATCGAGCGCAGTGACGATATGCGCCTCGAAGGACATGCGCTGCTTTTCCTCGCGGCCAATATGCTGCCGAAATTTGTCGGCCACGAACTCGTTGAGATCCGGCTCGGCGACGAGAATATCGGCCATCACGGCGGCAAGGCTACGGCCTCGGCTCATCATCCTAAGCGCAGATTTTATCGTGCGCTGGCCGTGCATCGTGTCGCTGTCGAGCACATAACCCAAGAGGCCGGCGAAGAGACCCCGCGCAGTTTCCGCCCAGTAAGAATCTCCTGTCGCCGGCGTGGGAATAAGGCTTCGCGCGATATTCGCCACATCGGTCGCCCTTTCCGGCCAAACCGAAACGAGATCAAGGGGGTTCCAACAGTGCGATTGCGCCGAACCAGGCGAAAACAGGAAAACCCGCTGACCGATTGCCGCACGAGCGGCGCCAATTTCGACCCACATCTCGCGCTTTATGTCCAAGCCGATCAAAGAGCCGCGCCATTCAAGCGCATTTGGGAGCACGAAGCCGACGCCCTTGCCGGCGCGCGTCGGCCCGTTCACATAGATGTGACTCGCGCCGCTGTAGCGCACGTCCTTGCCATTAAAGCGTCCAAGGAAAATTGAGTAGCCGGGCTCGCCGTTCAGCAAATCCGCTTTGCGCAGATCTTTGAGCGTCGCGAGTCTCGAGCCCCCGAGCGGCGGCCTTATCGAGCGAACGCCCTGAACAATCTGCATGGCGATGACGGCGATGACCACGACTGCGATCGTGGCGCCGAGCGTCGCCCGCGCGACCAAATTCTGGACGACTGGATCTCCCCACTCGCTTTGCGCGGCGCGCAAGGGCAAGAGCAGCTCAAATCCTCGGGTAAAACGCGTCCACAGCAGCCAGCTGTGCGTACGCCAGGCGACCGCCAGCGCGTAAGAGGCCTCCCAGAGAAGAAAGACGGCTGCGAAGGCGCAGAGCGCACCGAGGAGGTATAGGGGCCAGCGCATCGGTCCTCTCACGCCTTTCCGCCAAAGCCTCGGAAATAGATTTCCGCGACGCCGCGCGTCGGCCGACGGCGCAATTGAACCACCATCGGCACGACCGAGCGGACATAATCCATGATTTCTGCCTTGCTAAGCTTGAGATCGGATTGCAGCGTCATCAGCGCCAGGCGCTCAAAGGCGCCGTAGCAGCTATCGGCGTGCAGCGTCGTCAGGGAGCCGGGATGGCCCGTGTTGACGGCCTGGAGGAAGGTTGCCGCCTCGGCGCCACGAATCTCGCCCAGAAGCAGCCGATCCGGCCGCAATCGTAGGCTTGATTCCAGCAGGTCTTGAACCGTCACCTGCGCCAGGCCCTGCCCGCCCTTGGAGGCGAGCAAGGACAACCAGTTCGGCTGCGGCGGTTGGAGCTCGCGCGTGTCTTCGATCGAGATCACGCGTTCGGCAGTTGGAACCTCTTTGAGTAGCGCGTTCAGAAAGGTCGTCTTGCCAGACGATGTTCCCCCCGAAATAATCATCGTCACGTGGTTATTGACGGCGAAGGCCAGCGCCTTTTGCACGCCCTCAGGCGTCACGTCCTGCAGCAACTCGGCAAGCTCGATCTCGATCTCCGGATAGTGGTTCAGGTCCGCCTTGAGCGGCCCTCTCACCTTCACGCCTTCGAACGCGCCCATTCGGGCGTAGTCGGCGAGGCCGAGATTGGCGATCACCTGCTTGCGGATCGAAAACGCGCCGCCGGAAGGCGCCGCCGGCGCCAGCACCCCCTGAAATCTCTCCCCATGTGGCATCGCCGCCGACAACAGCGGCGTGGACGAGTTCACGGACTGCTGGGTGGTCGAGGCGACATGTTCGGCTAGGCGCCTGACAGCCGTTTCGGTCAATTCGGGAACCTCGAAACGCTCCATGCCGGGCTTGCCCAGCGCCTCGACCCACACTTCCCCCGGCCGGTTGACGCAGATCTCGATCACGTCAGGGTTTTGTAACCAGACCCGAATGGGCTCCGCCGCGTTCCGAAAGAACACCGGCAGGGTCTCCCAAAGCGGTATCTTGGTCGCGCCGCGGGCGCTTATTGGGGTGCTTGAGTTCATAGAGCGCCTCTTTCACAGGGTCCGCATAGAGGTCGGAGAAATCGAGGTCGCGCTTCACAAAGACGAGAATTCTCGTGCCCTGATCGACATAGATCGTCGGCGGAATGTGAATCTCGTCTTTCAGCGCCTCTACGGCCATGCGCGTGATCGCTTGCGAGGTCGACTGGGCCCCGATCTGCCGCGCGCTCAAGAGCACGGAGTTCGGATTGCCCACTATGGGCACGAGCTGGCCGGTCACCGGATCGAGCGCATATTGCTGGCTCGTCGCAAAATTTTGATTTTGACCGAGCGAGGCGACGAATTGCGCGACGCCGCCGGTGAGGGTGAGAAGGGCGGCATTTCCGAACCTGTCGAGAAAATGCTTGTCCACCTCGCCTGCGAGCCCCGAGCGGCCAAGATTATCCGTCCCATAGGATCCGAGCATCAGCGACACCCCGTCGGCGCGCAGCATGCGCGTCCAGACGATCATGACGCGCGACTGGCCCCGGACGATTCCGGAGCGGTATTCGC
This genomic interval carries:
- a CDS encoding type IV secretory system conjugative DNA transfer family protein, with the protein product MRWPLYLLGALCAFAAVFLLWEASYALAVAWRTHSWLLWTRFTRGFELLLPLRAAQSEWGDPVVQNLVARATLGATIAVVVIAVIAMQIVQGVRSIRPPLGGSRLATLKDLRKADLLNGEPGYSIFLGRFNGKDVRYSGASHIYVNGPTRAGKGVGFVLPNALEWRGSLIGLDIKREMWVEIGAARAAIGQRVFLFSPGSAQSHCWNPLDLVSVWPERATDVANIARSLIPTPATGDSYWAETARGLFAGLLGYVLDSDTMHGQRTIKSALRMMSRGRSLAAVMADILVAEPDLNEFVADKFRQHIGREEKQRMSFEAHIVTALDGWNNKLVDDATSRSDFNIADLRRKPFTILIGTPVGNFGSVEAVVRLLVQQVHDVLLRNLPGLDEPHKLLLMLDEFYQFGRMPEIVDRAPLVAGYGFQIAVIAQGLTQLDVRYGKPTRDMLVGNMDVKLLIGVGDETTAKYCADEIGKHYIRREGWGTSIGGGSLVGGMPRASRSTQGRWELEPLMAPEALRRLDSKKSVLLVRGQYAAVLTKINFFTDGGYKRKVVASAPFSAQLSVPDVGTDGLSSDWSADAGAMIVSAARGAKHDAAFARVMAAAEKIFVEAESFRVAFVAAMNEASNEPVAALCKKLRTEPQSIAVVKKSRGFLIRRGDPSDVLTKSLRAEIVAARNLLNADRAERTDVVHGGSGSDALSSAARAFPPVETTPPPPPLIVANAAGGSEVNMALGAADMVALVAGVSAEAAEWVEEVKATVASTLGGESRAEFNADVARLEAAADLFTDTPDDLRELLTA
- the virB11 gene encoding P-type DNA transfer ATPase VirB11 translates to MFFRNAAEPIRVWLQNPDVIEICVNRPGEVWVEALGKPGMERFEVPELTETAVRRLAEHVASTTQQSVNSSTPLLSAAMPHGERFQGVLAPAAPSGGAFSIRKQVIANLGLADYARMGAFEGVKVRGPLKADLNHYPEIEIELAELLQDVTPEGVQKALAFAVNNHVTMIISGGTSSGKTTFLNALLKEVPTAERVISIEDTRELQPPQPNWLSLLASKGGQGLAQVTVQDLLESSLRLRPDRLLLGEIRGAEAATFLQAVNTGHPGSLTTLHADSCYGAFERLALMTLQSDLKLSKAEIMDYVRSVVPMVVQLRRRPTRGVAEIYFRGFGGKA